Proteins encoded in a region of the Inquilinus sp. KBS0705 genome:
- a CDS encoding glycosyltransferase family 2 protein produces MVLTNSYKVYVVIVVYNGMQWLQRCLSSLQNSLLPLKVILVDNGSVDGSPQFIKTNFSEYTYIQADTNLGFGRANNIGIEIAINECADYVFLLNQDAWVEVNTIQNLINIHKKNPQFGILSPMHLDAGYLNLDYNFSTFITPDKCPNLCSDIYTNNLKIVYAAEFINAAAWLMSAKCIKKVGLFDKLFFHYGEDRNYSQRVLYHGFKIGVCPSEKIVHDRDNRKGPEGRAPKEKRQRKILVRLCDINDANIKAKIRSVQNNLLRKTIKNALLFRKTLFFESLSDYLFVKEKKKSIIDSWYNNSMPFMERA; encoded by the coding sequence ATGGTATTAACAAATAGTTACAAAGTGTATGTGGTAATTGTTGTTTACAATGGCATGCAATGGTTACAACGTTGTTTATCCAGTTTACAAAATAGTCTATTGCCATTAAAAGTTATTTTGGTTGACAATGGCTCTGTTGATGGTAGCCCTCAATTTATAAAAACAAATTTTTCAGAATATACCTATATACAGGCAGATACTAATTTGGGTTTTGGTAGGGCCAACAACATAGGGATTGAGATAGCTATTAATGAATGTGCTGATTATGTTTTTTTATTAAACCAGGATGCATGGGTTGAAGTAAATACTATACAAAACTTGATAAATATCCATAAAAAGAACCCTCAGTTTGGCATTTTAAGCCCAATGCATTTAGATGCAGGATATTTAAACTTAGATTACAATTTTTCAACCTTTATAACACCAGACAAGTGCCCGAATTTATGCTCTGATATTTACACAAATAACTTAAAAATAGTTTATGCAGCCGAGTTTATAAATGCCGCAGCTTGGTTAATGTCAGCCAAATGCATCAAAAAGGTTGGGCTGTTTGATAAACTGTTTTTTCATTATGGTGAGGACAGGAATTACAGTCAGCGTGTATTGTATCATGGCTTTAAGATAGGCGTTTGTCCAAGTGAAAAAATTGTTCACGACAGAGATAACCGTAAAGGTCCTGAAGGAAGGGCTCCAAAAGAAAAAAGACAGCGAAAAATTTTAGTTAGACTTTGTGATATTAATGACGCCAATATAAAGGCTAAAATACGATCGGTACAAAATAATTTACTCCGGAAGACTATAAAGAATGCTTTGCTTTTTAGAAAGACTTTATTTTTTGAAAGTTTGTCAGATTATCTCTTTGTAAAAGAAAAAAAGAAATCAATTATCGACAGTTGGTATAATAACAGCATGCCGTTTATGGAAAGGGCATAA
- a CDS encoding glycosyltransferase family 2 protein codes for MFKVSVIIPVYNAENYLEKAVMSAVELSDVKEVLLIDDASPDNSGKLCDILLKKFDKVKVFRHPNNENRGAGASRNLGLQMASCDYIAFLDADDYYLPNRFDITKHIFERDKSVDGIYETVGVFFYTEKAKEQFAQWKGILTEGVDDFLERVEDRHIKSENLLMSLLSAGTGRFHTDGITFKKELLKKTGMFNPALRLHQDTDLWLRMAYSGKLVPGKYDKPVAIRGVHEQNRIHSLNINSRKNLYTSVYKWFLNKPLNPIVFRVIFKYYINNLYPWPTIKFAPVRKTLKLACMAKEIVKKPIIITRLIS; via the coding sequence ATGTTCAAAGTGTCGGTAATTATTCCTGTTTATAATGCAGAAAACTATTTAGAAAAGGCTGTGATGTCTGCTGTTGAACTGTCAGATGTAAAAGAAGTATTATTAATTGATGATGCATCTCCTGACAATTCGGGTAAATTATGCGATATACTTTTAAAAAAATTTGATAAAGTAAAGGTATTTAGGCATCCAAATAACGAAAATAGGGGCGCCGGAGCATCACGGAATTTAGGCTTGCAAATGGCCAGTTGTGATTACATAGCGTTTTTAGACGCTGATGATTATTATTTACCTAACAGATTTGATATTACAAAGCATATTTTTGAGAGGGATAAAAGTGTTGATGGCATTTACGAAACTGTAGGCGTTTTTTTTTATACCGAGAAAGCAAAAGAGCAGTTTGCACAATGGAAAGGAATTTTGACAGAAGGTGTTGATGACTTCTTGGAAAGAGTAGAGGATAGGCACATTAAAAGCGAAAATTTATTAATGTCACTTTTAAGTGCCGGTACAGGCCGCTTTCATACAGATGGAATAACCTTTAAAAAGGAGTTGTTAAAAAAAACTGGTATGTTTAACCCAGCCCTAAGATTGCATCAGGACACCGATCTTTGGCTTAGAATGGCTTACAGCGGGAAGCTTGTACCTGGTAAGTATGATAAGCCAGTTGCTATACGTGGTGTGCACGAGCAGAACAGAATACATAGTTTAAATATTAACTCCAGAAAGAATTTATATACTTCGGTGTATAAGTGGTTTTTAAATAAACCGTTAAACCCTATAGTATTTAGAGTTATATTTAAATACTATATAAATAATTTATATCCATGGCCGACAATAAAGTTTGCACCTGTCAGAAAAACTTTAAAATTGGCATGTATGGCAAAAGAAATAGTAAAAAAACCTATAATTATAACCAGATTAATTAGTTAG